A genomic region of Alicyclobacillus sp. SO9 contains the following coding sequences:
- a CDS encoding ABC transporter permease, producing MDVLLQPQLWASTLAMTVPLALPAIGGTFSERTGVVNIAMEGIMLIGAFFAVAFSYWTQNPWLGLLMAMIMGAVIASVFAWAAIRLSADQVVLGMAVNIFAAGLTAFLLNTIFGFNGTPTKTPSLPSITIPGLSKIPFVGTLFSNQSVLVYIMIVIVFAAHWFLFHTNMGLRMRSVGEHPLAADTAGLNVWRLRYTGVILSGILSAMGGAYLSIGMLNSFDVNMTNGRGYIALAAMIFGKWTPFGAFGASALFGFATALQIALQSSGVSSNLLQMLPYALTILALAGLVGRSTPPAADGIPYEPRR from the coding sequence ATGGACGTATTGCTGCAACCCCAGTTGTGGGCATCAACTTTGGCAATGACTGTTCCGTTGGCTTTACCGGCAATCGGAGGCACCTTTTCAGAGAGAACAGGTGTGGTCAACATCGCAATGGAAGGAATCATGTTGATTGGAGCGTTTTTTGCCGTAGCTTTTTCTTATTGGACGCAAAACCCGTGGTTGGGGTTGTTAATGGCTATGATTATGGGAGCCGTCATTGCATCTGTTTTTGCTTGGGCGGCAATCAGATTGTCGGCTGACCAAGTGGTTCTTGGTATGGCAGTGAACATATTTGCAGCCGGCCTAACTGCATTTTTGCTCAACACCATCTTTGGGTTTAATGGAACACCGACGAAAACCCCAAGTCTTCCGAGTATCACCATACCCGGCTTGTCCAAAATACCGTTCGTGGGCACACTGTTCTCCAATCAAAGCGTGTTGGTCTATATCATGATTGTCATTGTCTTTGCAGCCCATTGGTTTTTATTTCATACCAACATGGGCCTTCGTATGCGGTCTGTTGGGGAACATCCTTTGGCAGCCGACACAGCAGGTTTGAATGTGTGGCGTTTGCGTTACACAGGAGTCATTTTAAGCGGAATTTTATCCGCCATGGGCGGGGCGTATCTGTCCATCGGCATGCTCAACTCATTTGATGTGAATATGACAAACGGTCGAGGATACATTGCACTTGCTGCCATGATTTTTGGCAAATGGACGCCTTTTGGCGCTTTTGGTGCAAGCGCCCTATTTGGTTTCGCAACAGCTCTTCAGATTGCGTTGCAGAGCAGCGGCGTTTCTTCAAATTTGTTACAGATGCTGCCGTACGCTTTAACGATTCTGGCCTTAGCCGGTTTAGTGGGGCGCAGCACGCCTCCTGCAGCCGACGGCATACCGTATGAGCCGCGGCGATAA
- the uvsE gene encoding UV DNA damage repair endonuclease UvsE, with amino-acid sequence MRVRFGFVAMALSLKDASPSKTMTYKTFQSLEDREAALRKVTRIAESNLRNTLRILRHAFYSGIYVYRFSSKLIPLYGVPETKNWAFFEELQPQFRDIGEFVRSHEMRVSFHPDHFVVLNSPDNDVFHRSLENLDYHVQMFKAMNLKEEKMVIHVGGAYQDKEASLQRFINNWGNIPVEIRNRLTLENDDKIYTAANVQDLTTRIGVPLVFDIHHDRCNKEQDSQLSSIVEPFVESWKDTGLPPKAHISSPKDEANMRAHADLIRTEDILPFLDVVRPLNTDIDIMVEAKKKDEALFHLVKELVKEDFVHFTSDGVIEYRP; translated from the coding sequence TTGCGAGTCAGGTTCGGGTTTGTTGCAATGGCGCTGTCATTAAAAGATGCTTCTCCGTCAAAAACCATGACCTATAAGACCTTTCAGTCCCTTGAAGATAGGGAAGCGGCTCTTCGAAAGGTCACTAGAATTGCCGAAAGCAACCTTCGCAACACCTTGCGGATTTTGCGTCATGCTTTCTACTCCGGAATTTATGTGTATCGTTTCTCTTCCAAGTTAATTCCGCTTTATGGAGTTCCCGAGACAAAGAATTGGGCTTTTTTTGAAGAACTACAGCCGCAGTTCCGCGACATTGGAGAGTTCGTAAGAAGTCATGAAATGAGGGTGAGCTTTCATCCAGATCATTTTGTGGTACTGAATTCACCAGATAACGATGTCTTTCACAGGTCACTTGAAAATTTGGATTATCACGTCCAGATGTTCAAAGCCATGAATCTCAAAGAGGAGAAGATGGTGATACACGTTGGCGGAGCATACCAAGACAAAGAGGCCTCTCTTCAGAGATTTATAAATAATTGGGGGAATATCCCGGTTGAAATTCGCAATCGATTGACACTGGAAAACGACGACAAGATTTATACGGCCGCAAATGTTCAAGATTTGACAACCCGAATTGGAGTTCCTCTCGTTTTCGATATCCACCATGACCGGTGCAATAAGGAGCAAGACAGCCAACTCAGTTCCATAGTTGAGCCGTTTGTTGAGTCTTGGAAAGACACAGGTCTGCCTCCCAAAGCCCATATCTCGTCACCGAAAGACGAGGCTAATATGAGAGCCCACGCTGATTTAATACGCACCGAGGACATCTTGCCCTTTCTTGATGTTGTCCGGCCCCTGAATACCGACATCGACATTATGGTTGAAGCGAAGAAGAAGGACGAGGCACTGTTTCATCTTGTCAAAGAATTAGTGAAGGAGGACTTTGTTCACTTTACAAGTGACGGCGTCATTGAATATCGGCCGTGA
- a CDS encoding sensor domain-containing diguanylate cyclase: MPHTAFLFMIYLIPAALLFHFAVESFFRNPARTEFQLASLALFSVMAMFVEEFIRQTLPVSDSPAFVFYAFGNFGALSAAFVMHFYFKLTASSLRIRPRIYVPLSYILLVPTALTLLFQRNIYNSNAFYVAGPWIQPVYNTQYYIAMITGITVIFGLTILMYAARRHAPSTSLKRRFTTLLIATLIIGVWHCIFGILPGIVPWFHNLPPYPYIFGDLVWLTIVRWSMSAQELLPHFEKQYQALFNLVPAAILVADLELSILEMNPFAKKLFGENLRMLTELFPEEQRHYKGLSQLFQPQSAPRNFETELLRYDGTRMSVLISIGFVEVVGEPLSISVIRDITDRKNAEEQIARLAYYDSLSSLPNRAYFYQLLEIQLDTAGPQPFAVLLIDIDHFKDINDNYGHQAGDTAIQQVAEVLNSLLDKEDIAARLGGDEFVMLLKGDKNCVLEQANNLVETLQNKTVAPDTPELLSASVGIAFYPQHGNTRDTLLAAADIAMYTAKRAGRGQFAVFRVDFSDPETGK; the protein is encoded by the coding sequence ATGCCGCACACTGCCTTTCTTTTTATGATTTATCTCATTCCTGCAGCACTTTTGTTTCACTTCGCCGTAGAGAGTTTTTTCCGTAACCCTGCCAGAACCGAGTTTCAACTGGCGAGCCTTGCACTGTTCTCTGTCATGGCAATGTTTGTTGAGGAATTTATTCGTCAAACACTGCCCGTGTCTGACAGTCCCGCATTCGTCTTCTATGCTTTTGGAAATTTCGGAGCTCTGTCGGCCGCGTTTGTCATGCACTTCTATTTTAAACTCACGGCTTCAAGCCTTCGAATTCGCCCGCGCATTTACGTGCCACTAAGCTATATCCTCTTAGTTCCAACGGCACTGACGCTGTTATTCCAGCGTAACATCTATAACAGTAACGCCTTCTATGTGGCGGGGCCGTGGATTCAGCCAGTGTACAACACACAGTACTACATCGCGATGATAACAGGGATTACCGTGATTTTCGGTCTCACTATTCTGATGTACGCAGCCCGAAGACATGCTCCTTCTACATCCCTAAAAAGGCGCTTCACTACCCTCCTGATAGCGACGCTTATTATCGGCGTGTGGCACTGCATTTTTGGCATACTTCCTGGGATTGTTCCGTGGTTTCACAATTTGCCGCCGTATCCGTATATCTTTGGCGACCTGGTATGGCTGACTATCGTACGCTGGTCGATGTCCGCCCAAGAGCTTTTGCCTCACTTTGAAAAGCAATACCAAGCATTGTTTAATCTGGTGCCTGCAGCTATTCTGGTTGCGGACTTGGAGCTCTCCATTTTAGAAATGAATCCATTCGCAAAAAAATTATTTGGAGAGAACTTAAGAATGCTGACCGAACTCTTCCCAGAAGAGCAACGACATTACAAAGGCCTTTCACAGCTGTTTCAGCCCCAATCTGCACCCAGAAACTTTGAGACGGAACTGTTGCGCTATGACGGAACCCGCATGTCGGTGCTTATCAGTATAGGCTTTGTCGAAGTAGTCGGTGAGCCCCTGTCTATTTCGGTTATTCGAGATATCACTGACCGTAAAAACGCGGAGGAACAAATTGCACGTCTAGCTTACTATGACTCACTCTCAAGCCTTCCGAACCGAGCCTATTTTTATCAATTGCTTGAAATTCAACTCGACACAGCAGGTCCTCAGCCATTTGCTGTGTTGCTGATTGATATCGACCACTTCAAGGACATTAACGACAACTATGGTCACCAGGCAGGCGACACAGCGATTCAACAAGTTGCTGAGGTGCTCAATTCACTCCTTGACAAAGAAGACATTGCCGCAAGACTGGGGGGAGATGAGTTTGTTATGCTGCTGAAAGGGGATAAGAATTGTGTCCTTGAACAGGCCAATAATTTGGTGGAGACGCTGCAAAACAAAACGGTAGCACCAGATACACCTGAATTGCTGTCTGCCAGTGTCGGCATCGCCTTCTATCCTCAGCATGGAAATACTCGGGATACACTCCTTGCTGCAGCCGATATTGCTATGTACACGGCGAAACGCGCAGGGCGCGGCCAGTTTGCCGTTTTTCGTGTAGACTTCTCCGACCCGGAAACCGGCAAGTGA
- the smpB gene encoding SsrA-binding protein SmpB has translation MAHGEGTKSVTVNRKAYHDYFIDETYEAGIVLTGTEIKSIRKGSANLRDAFARVEDGEVFLHNMHIAPYEQGNRFNHEPRRTRKLLLKKAEIAKLVGASREKGYALIPTKVYLKRGLCKVEIALARGKKLHDKRETMKRRDANREIQRAMRDRQKGM, from the coding sequence TTGGCACACGGAGAAGGTACGAAGTCCGTTACAGTGAACCGTAAGGCTTATCACGACTACTTCATAGATGAGACGTATGAAGCCGGAATTGTTCTGACTGGAACGGAAATCAAATCAATACGCAAAGGATCGGCAAACCTGAGAGACGCTTTTGCCCGTGTGGAGGATGGAGAGGTTTTTCTTCACAATATGCACATAGCTCCCTACGAACAGGGGAATCGGTTCAATCATGAACCTCGAAGAACGCGAAAGCTGCTTTTGAAAAAGGCGGAAATTGCAAAGCTGGTTGGTGCATCTCGCGAGAAAGGCTATGCCCTGATTCCAACGAAGGTGTACTTAAAGCGCGGTTTATGCAAAGTCGAAATCGCTCTGGCGAGAGGAAAAAAGTTGCACGACAAGAGAGAAACAATGAAGCGTCGCGATGCAAATCGAGAGATTCAGAGGGCGATGCGTGATCGGCAAAAAGGCATGTAA
- a CDS encoding NAD(P)/FAD-dependent oxidoreductase has product MKVAVMGAGLSGLSCAIELERNGIRPAVFEKRSSVGNRFVNAELLVSIFSRPITDEISYLAEKHHLYLSPASNVKSLEINSPNQQAVIEGHLGFTTIRGRHQDSWEQQLVNQLNTPIHYDSNVSYEQLLREYTHVVVATGDAAYTQEISQFRVGSRAALKGVTVEGEFSRSKVACWFNCDFAPGGYGYFIPYSKKEANVVLAIPQPPSDKSQSGSLPHDLFRIEEDRWDLFFESVRKQLNQKLKVTDGFSVSNYIMGICETPRVGNTFFTGNCFGTLMPLLGFGQFPSVLSGIYAADDICGISHYTETTRALRTSFEQSLVLRRFMERLKNDDFDVIVSKMNGFWGQKLLASHKDVLKWIAYALRIWMAGSRLTP; this is encoded by the coding sequence ATGAAAGTCGCAGTAATGGGCGCGGGACTGTCTGGACTGTCATGTGCCATCGAACTGGAACGAAATGGAATACGACCCGCTGTTTTTGAAAAACGCAGCAGCGTAGGAAACCGATTTGTCAATGCTGAACTTCTTGTTTCTATCTTCTCAAGACCGATTACAGATGAGATAAGTTATCTAGCCGAGAAACATCATTTGTACTTGTCTCCCGCATCAAATGTGAAATCACTCGAGATAAACTCTCCGAACCAACAGGCTGTCATTGAAGGCCACTTGGGCTTCACAACGATACGGGGTCGACACCAGGATTCTTGGGAACAGCAGTTGGTGAATCAACTCAATACCCCCATCCACTATGATTCAAATGTGAGCTATGAACAGCTTTTGCGGGAATATACCCATGTTGTTGTTGCCACCGGAGATGCAGCATATACGCAGGAGATATCTCAATTTCGCGTTGGGAGTCGGGCTGCTTTGAAAGGTGTTACCGTGGAAGGGGAGTTTTCCAGGTCAAAGGTTGCCTGTTGGTTCAATTGCGATTTTGCGCCCGGAGGCTACGGGTACTTCATTCCATATTCAAAGAAAGAGGCCAATGTTGTACTTGCAATTCCGCAGCCTCCCTCTGACAAATCGCAGTCTGGTTCGTTGCCGCACGACTTATTTAGAATAGAAGAAGACCGCTGGGACCTGTTTTTTGAATCGGTGAGAAAGCAGTTAAACCAGAAGCTCAAGGTCACAGATGGGTTTTCGGTTTCGAATTATATAATGGGAATCTGCGAAACGCCCAGGGTTGGGAATACATTTTTTACGGGGAACTGTTTTGGCACACTAATGCCCTTACTTGGGTTTGGCCAGTTTCCATCTGTGTTGTCCGGCATTTATGCAGCAGACGACATTTGCGGCATATCGCACTATACCGAGACGACACGGGCTTTGCGAACATCGTTCGAGCAATCGCTGGTTCTACGGCGTTTTATGGAACGCCTAAAAAATGATGATTTTGACGTGATTGTTTCCAAGATGAACGGATTCTGGGGGCAGAAGTTATTGGCCTCCCATAAAGATGTGCTAAAGTGGATTGCCTATGCGCTGCGAATTTGGATGGCAGGCAGCAGGCTTACTCCGTGA
- a CDS encoding lipopolysaccharide assembly protein LapB translates to MLKGLFLFGLLRFITGNTWISIILIVIIYYFIDRRYIGLFPSVIKPFRRLMRTSNLRRQIAMNPHDMPAKYDLARTYMEKRQYRGALRLLEDLSDTMKESEDVVYDTGVCYLALGNLEKGEQLVLRSLEKNKQLRYGEPYLKLAVAYSSSDPDKALRFVQEVQSYNFSSCESYYRMAQLHRHFGRKQEARDALRQCLDTYRVLPRFRRRTERRWAVLALLQSVLPS, encoded by the coding sequence ATGCTCAAAGGGCTGTTTCTGTTTGGACTGTTGCGTTTCATTACTGGAAACACTTGGATCTCTATTATTCTCATTGTTATCATCTACTACTTTATTGATAGAAGATATATCGGTCTGTTCCCCAGTGTCATTAAGCCTTTCCGGAGATTAATGCGGACTTCAAATCTACGCAGACAAATTGCCATGAACCCCCACGATATGCCAGCAAAGTACGATTTGGCGCGGACCTACATGGAGAAAAGGCAATATCGCGGTGCTTTGCGACTACTTGAAGACCTTTCCGACACAATGAAGGAATCCGAAGACGTTGTGTACGATACGGGCGTGTGTTATTTGGCCCTCGGCAACCTGGAGAAGGGAGAACAGTTGGTCTTAAGGTCCCTCGAAAAGAACAAACAACTGCGCTATGGTGAACCCTATTTGAAGCTCGCTGTTGCGTATAGTTCTTCAGACCCGGACAAGGCACTGCGGTTCGTGCAAGAAGTTCAAAGCTACAATTTTTCTTCTTGCGAATCCTACTATAGAATGGCACAGTTGCACCGACATTTTGGCCGTAAGCAAGAGGCACGCGATGCGCTAAGACAATGTCTTGACACCTACCGCGTACTCCCCCGATTCCGCAGGCGAACAGAACGCCGGTGGGCTGTGTTGGCCTTGCTGCAGTCTGTCTTGCCTTCATGA